One segment of Coffea arabica cultivar ET-39 chromosome 7c, Coffea Arabica ET-39 HiFi, whole genome shotgun sequence DNA contains the following:
- the LOC113697762 gene encoding putative late blight resistance protein homolog R1C-3, translated as MDIPSSSNTSCSDFALYDYLQSHHISSSTNIGCFDLALDFLAEFPKPWYLSDHIRDLKDEVRLLKTFFLYVKMCRRRRNHEALLEHDQEHKDNIMSESLRRSIICFRIQDVVIRMVHDLQSAYLQSDYRPYKRLWATPSSDRDILVSAATRSRENIIFFLETDVKKLCNTIFFDYCSWADPRLVMDLIVSLSQTLKGLFFGELMDTIRQKLMLLRNLIGFVTMRGVECKQLTDPLSQVAVVAARLFPVCQFDIYDKQVVNQMKSEISQLIHEKINPLDPRVREAYMDVLTASKKQSRSSCSLALEENECLVVVQFIESLHDYLMDLLGYHASFQIPVKDQMLKLHQGIRYLGTLLKQEEKLDDEIKDLLGLAVYDAGILIFSLSANEIKEGLPRETYLGLFHLHKVLKYMMAELAHNYFVTSSYSSFNYPRSNELGCMDFFLENLQELARCDEAHDSIVFLLDRIQMVHKDLTFLRSVLENIKEQRYRNGKLQAFWSYVMEVACKAELLIDSTLVGDKCEDSFDAIARDINLLKIEALEIQNGQTQRVNKNSIHIPSQLAAAIRNEDLIGLDDKVKTIIDRLTRGLKQLDVVPIVGMPGLGKTTLANKVYTASSVRSYFHVCGWCCVSQTYSKHSLFVQLLCSIHSKSPDEYLKMDENDLVEKLKQVLLRTKYLLVLDDLWDVEAWNLLENSLPNDVNGSRILFTSRFQDLSLQFKPGSKPYHLRQLTDEESWALLQKKLFDKEGCPPELSEVGSQIAKICRGLPLTVVLVAGILATIAQDSWEEVAKSLSSIVLHDEYCMKTLELSYSHLPDYLKPCLLYFAAFQEDQVINVRRLLWLWISEGFVQQIEGKSLEEAAYNYLMGLINRSLVMVTKTGAMNGAKTC; from the coding sequence ATGGACATCCCCTCCAGCAGTAACACTAGTTGCTCTGATTTTGCTTTATATGACTATCTGCAATCGCATCACATCTCCTCCAGCACTAATATTGGCTGCTTTGATCTTGCTTTAGATTTTCTAGCCGAGTTTCCAAAGCCCTGGTATCTCAGCGACCACATCAGGGACCTGAAGGATGAGGTAAGATTAttaaaaactttttttctttatgTCAAAATGTGTAGGAGGAGGAGGAACCATGAAGCGCTTTTGGAGCATGATCAGGAGCACAAGGATAATATTATGTCTGAAAGTTTGAGACGTAGTATTATTTGTTTCAGAATTCAAGATGTGGTTATCAGGATGGTTCATGATCTTCAGTCTGCTTATCTTCAGTCTGATTATCGTCCATACAAACGTTTATGGGCAACACCATCTTCAGATCGTGACATCTTAGTAAGTGCGGCAACCAGATCCCGGGAAAATATCATATTTTTTCTTGAGACAGATGTCAAGAAATTATGCAACACCATCTTCTTTGACTATTGCTCATGGGCAGATCCACGACTAGTTATGGATCTTATTGTGTCCCTTTCACAGACTCTGAAGGGCCTTTTTTTCGGGGAGCTAATGGATACCATTAGACAGAAGCTAATGCTCTTAAGGAATCTCATTGGCTTTGTGACAATGCGAGGTGTCGAGTGTAAGCAATTGACAGATCCCTTGAGTCAAGTTGCAGTTGTGGCTGCACGCCTATTTCCTGTATGTCAGTTTGACATATATGATAAACAAGTGGTCAATCAAATGAAATCCGAAATTTCTCAGCTGATACATGAGAAGATAAATCCTCTTGATCCTCGAGTCCGAGAAGCTTACATGGATGTCCTGACCGCTTCAAAGAAACAATCAAGATCATCATGTTCTTTAGCCCTTGAGGAGAATGAGTGTCTAGTTGTAGTTCAATTTATTGAGTCTCTCCATGATTATCTTATGGATCTACTGGGGTATCATGCCAGTTTTCAGATTCCAGTTAAGGATCAGATGCTAAAACTTCATCAGGGAATAAGGTACCTGGGTACCCTTCTCAAGCAGGAGGAGAAACTAGATGATGAAATAAAGGATCTTCTTGGACTTGCAGTCTATGATGCAGGAATTCTGATCTTCTCCCTTTCCGCCAATGAAATCAAAGAAGGCTTGCCCAGGGAAACATATCTTGGGTTGTTTCATTTGCACAAAGTTCTCAAGTATATGATGGCAGAGCTTGCACACAATTATTTTGTTACATCATCATATTCATCATTTAATTATCCTAGATCCAATGAGTTGGGCTGTATGGATTTTTTCCTAGAGAATCTCCAGGAACTAGCAAGGTGTGATGAGGCTCATGATTCAATTGTTTTCCTATTGGATAGAATCCAAATGGTACACAAAGATCTCACATTCTTAAGATCTGTCCTTGAGAATATCAAGGAGCAGCGCTATCGGAATGGAAAACTCCAAGCTTTTTGGAGTTATGTTATGGAGGTTGCATGTAAGGCAGAGTTATTGATTGACTCGACACTTGTTGGTGATAAATGTGAAGATTCTTTTGATGCTATTGCTAGAGATATCAATCTTCTGAAGATTGAAGCCCTAGAGATCCAAAATGGTCAAACCCAAAGAGTTAACAAGAATTCCATTCACATACCGTCACAACTTGCTGCCGCCATACGCAATGAAGATCTCATAGGTCTCGATGACAAGGTGAAAACTATCATTGATCGACTTACGAGAGGATTAAAGCAGTTGGATGTTGTTCCCATTGTGGGTATGCCTGGGCTTGGTAAGACCACATTAGCCAATAAAGTTTATACTGCTTCTTCAGTTAGGTCATATTTCCATGTTTGTGGCTGGTGTTGTGTTTCTCAAACATATAGCAAGCACAGTTTGTTTGTTCAGCTTTTATGTAGTATTCATTCTAAGAGTCCTGACGAGTATCTTAAGATGGATGAAAATGATTTGGTTGAGAAGCTAAAGCAAGTTTTGCTGAGAACTAAGTATCTTCTCGTTTTGGACGATTTGTGGGATGTTGAGGCATGGAATTTGTTGGAAAACTCATTGCCGAATGATGTCAATGGAAGCAGGATTCTTTTCACCAGCAGATTCCAGGATTTGTCTTTGCAATTCAAACCTGGTAGCAAGCCTTACCATCTTCGCCAACTTACTGACGAAGAGAGTTGGGCATTGCTACAAAAAAAGCTATTTGACAAAGAAGGTTGTCCTCCAGAACTAAGTGAAGTTGGATCTCAAATAGCAAAAATTTGTAGGGGCTTACCGCTCACAGTTGTCCTTGTTGCTGGAATTCTTGCTACTATTGCACAAGATAGCTGGGAAGAAGTTGCAAAAAGTCTAAGTTCTATTGTTCTTCACGATGAATACTGCATGAAGACACTTGAGCTAAGTTACAGTCATTTACCAGATTATTTGAAGCCATGCCTTCTATACTTTGCTGCATTTCAAGAAGATCAGGTTATTAACGTCCGAAGGTTGTTATGGCTTTGGATCTCTGAAGGATTCGTGCAACAAATTGAAGGAAAGAGCTTAGAGGAAGCGGCTTACAACTACTTGATGGGTCTAATTAATAGAAGTTTAGTTATGGTTACCAAAACAGGAGCTATGAATGGTGCCAAAACCTGCTGA